From Solibacillus sp. FSL W7-1464:
CTTCTGTAATATCCATTGCATCACCGGTGTTCATCAAGCTTTTACGGATTCGGTTAATAATAAGTTTGGGCGGTTCAATCGGCTCCTGCTCCAATAGTCCGATAATGCGATCCGCATCTCTTACTGCTGAAATTTCGGGTGTCGTTACAACAATTGCACGGTCCGCACCAGCGACTGCATTGCGGTAGCCTTGCTCAATACCAGCCGGACAATCAATTAAAATATAATCAAATTCACGCTTCAACTCATCTATTAAAACTTTCATCTGTTCCGGGTTGATGGCGTTTTTATCCGTATTTTGGGCAGCAGGCAGCAAGTATAGACGTTCATCTACACGTTTGTCCTTTACTAATGCCTGATGAATTTTGCAGCGGCCCTCAATTACGTCCACTAGATCATAAATGATCCGATTTTCCAAACCTAATATAACGTCTAAATTACGCAGTCCGATATCCGTATCGACTAGACAAACTTTCTTTCCTTGAAGAGCCAATGCAGTCCCTAGGTTTGCAGTCGTAGTAGTTTTTCCTACTCCACCTTTTCCTGAAGTTATAACGATTGCTTCTCCCACATTAGCGGCCCCTTCCTTATATAAGGTAGCTTTTTGAGCTCCAGTATCATCAGTATTCTTAGAGAATAATAATTCTTCATCACTCATTTAGCTTCCTCCTTTGAATGTTGATAAATTCGGTCGTATATTTCTTATTTCCTGGATTCTATCATATGCTATTA
This genomic window contains:
- the minD gene encoding septum site-determining protein MinD codes for the protein MGEAIVITSGKGGVGKTTTTANLGTALALQGKKVCLVDTDIGLRNLDVILGLENRIIYDLVDVIEGRCKIHQALVKDKRVDERLYLLPAAQNTDKNAINPEQMKVLIDELKREFDYILIDCPAGIEQGYRNAVAGADRAIVVTTPEISAVRDADRIIGLLEQEPIEPPKLIINRIRKSLMNTGDAMDITEVTTHLSIDLLGIIVDSEDVISSSNKGEPIVMNPNNKASLGYRNIARRILGDSVPLMSLEDDQPKGVFAKLKALFK